The genomic interval GGACACGTACTTCGGGGCCGAGTACACGCACGGGACGCCGTTCCGCAGGGCCGTCGAGGAGGGCATCCTCGACACGGAGGCGCTCTCGCACGTCGGTATCCGCGGTCCGCTGTACGGCAAGCAGGACCTCAAGGACGACGAGAAGATGGGCTTCGGCATCGTCACGTCGGCGGACGTCTACCGCCGGGGCGCCGACGAGGTCGCCGACCAGCTGCGCCAGCGCATCGGCGACCGCCCCCTCTACATCTCGATCGACATCGACTGCCTCGACCCGGCCCACGCGCCCGGCACCGGCACACCCGAGGCCGGCGGCCTGACCTCCCGCGAACTTCTGGAGATCCTGCGCGGCCTGGCATCCTGCAACCTGGTGTCGGCGGACGTCGTCGAGGTGGCACCGGCGTACGACCACGCCGAGATCACGTCGGTGGCCGCGTCGCACACCGCGTACGACCTGATCACGATCATGTCCCGTCAGATTGCCGAGGCTCGTTCGAAGTGACCCACGACCACGACCTGGAACTCCGCCCGACGGCGGCTCAGACGGAGGCCGCGCTGAATCCTCCCCCCGGCCGCAACGGCGGTGACCTGGTCGTGGAGACCCTGGCGGGCCTCGGCGCAACGACGGTGTTCGGCCTGCCGGGCCAGCACGCGCTCGGCATGTTCGACGCGCTGCGCCGTTCCGACCTGCGCTACATCGGCCTACGGGTGGAGAACAACGCCGGGTTCGCGGCGGACGCGTACGGCCGGATCACGGGCGAGGCGGCACCGCTGCTGCTGTCCACGGGCCCGGGCGCGCTGACGTCGCTGGCGGCGCTCCAGGAGGCGAGGGCGGCCTCGGCTCCCGTCCTGGCGATCAGCAGCCAGATCCCGACGGCGGGCCTGGGCGGTGGCAGGCATGGGTATTTGCATGAACTGCCCGACCAGTCGGCCTCGTTCAGGGGTGTGGTGAAGTCCGTCCACACGGTCCGCGCCCAGTCACAGATCCCGTCCGCGATCGCGGAGGCATGGAAGTCGGCGCTCACGGCTCCGCACGGCCCGGTGTGGGTGGAGATCCCCCAGGACGTGCTGCTGGCTCCGACCCTCCTCCCGGTGGTGACGGCGGTGGACGCGACACCGGAGGACGTCCTGCCACGCCCCGAACTGACCGCCGTGGCAGCCGACTTGCTGTCGCGCGCGGCCCGCCCGGCGATCATCGCGGGCGGGGGAGTGGTCCGTTCGGACGCGTCGAAGAAGCTGCGGCAGCTCGCGGAGAAACTCCGGGCCCCGGTGGTGACGACGCCGGGCGGCAAGGGCGCGTTCCCGTGGACGCACCCCTTGTCCCTCCAGTCCTGGCTGGAGGACCGCCATACGACGGACTTCCTGGAGGACGCGGACGTAGTACTGGTGGTGGGCTCGGGCCTCGGCGAACTCTCCTCGAACTACCACACGTTCAAACCGCGAGGCCGGGTCATCCAAATCGAGGCGGACCTCGGCAAGTTGGAGTCGAACCACCCGGCGCTGGGCATCCACGCGGACGCGTGGCACGGGTTGCAGGCGCTGCTGGAGACGGTGACGGAGCGGGCGGATCCGACGGCGGAGGGGCGGGTGGCCGAGCTGCTCGGCCGCGTGCGGGAGCGGATCGCCGCACAGGAACTGACCCTGGAACAGGGCGTGTTGGAGTCCGTCCGCAGGGCCCTACCGGCCAACTCCCCCTCTTTCTGGGACATGACGATCCTCGCGTACTGGGCCTGGTCGGCCTTCGATGCGAAGGGCCCCAACCACCTCCACTCCGCCCAGGGCGCCGGCGGCCTCGGCTACGGCTTCCCCGCGGCGCTCGGCGCGGCCGCCGCGGACCCGACGCGTCCGGTGCTGGCGGTGTCGGGGGACGGCGGCGCGCTGTACTCCATCGCGGAGTTGGCCACGGCCAAGCAGTACGACCTGAACGTCACCTGGCTCATCGTCGACGACGGCGGCTACGGCATCCTCCGCGAGTACATGACGGACACGTTCGGGGAGGCGACGGCGACGGAGCTGACCCGCCCGGATTACGTGGCGTTGGCGGAGTCGTTCGGGGTGCGGGGGGTGCGGACCTCACCGGAGGCGCTGGAGGAGGACCTCGCGAAGTCTCTTGCGGCGCCCGGGCCTTCGGTGGTCGTACTCCCTGCCGTGC from Streptomyces sp. NBC_01288 carries:
- a CDS encoding thiamine pyrophosphate-binding protein, which encodes MTHDHDLELRPTAAQTEAALNPPPGRNGGDLVVETLAGLGATTVFGLPGQHALGMFDALRRSDLRYIGLRVENNAGFAADAYGRITGEAAPLLLSTGPGALTSLAALQEARAASAPVLAISSQIPTAGLGGGRHGYLHELPDQSASFRGVVKSVHTVRAQSQIPSAIAEAWKSALTAPHGPVWVEIPQDVLLAPTLLPVVTAVDATPEDVLPRPELTAVAADLLSRAARPAIIAGGGVVRSDASKKLRQLAEKLRAPVVTTPGGKGAFPWTHPLSLQSWLEDRHTTDFLEDADVVLVVGSGLGELSSNYHTFKPRGRVIQIEADLGKLESNHPALGIHADAWHGLQALLETVTERADPTAEGRVAELLGRVRERIAAQELTLEQGVLESVRRALPANSPSFWDMTILAYWAWSAFDAKGPNHLHSAQGAGGLGYGFPAALGAAAADPTRPVLAVSGDGGALYSIAELATAKQYDLNVTWLIVDDGGYGILREYMTDTFGEATATELTRPDYVALAESFGVRGVRTSPEALEEDLAKSLAAPGPSVVVLPAVLRMFAATHLG
- the speB gene encoding agmatinase: MTSNETPRGPVDSSRTPRYAGPATYARLPRLDEVGTADVAVVGVPFDAGVSYRPGARFGGNAIREASRLLRPYNPAQDASPFALAQVADAGDIAANPFNINEAVETIEAAADQLLDTGARLMTLGGDHTIALPLLRSVAKKHGPVALLHFDAHLDTWDTYFGAEYTHGTPFRRAVEEGILDTEALSHVGIRGPLYGKQDLKDDEKMGFGIVTSADVYRRGADEVADQLRQRIGDRPLYISIDIDCLDPAHAPGTGTPEAGGLTSRELLEILRGLASCNLVSADVVEVAPAYDHAEITSVAASHTAYDLITIMSRQIAEARSK